The proteins below are encoded in one region of Coffea arabica cultivar ET-39 chromosome 4c, Coffea Arabica ET-39 HiFi, whole genome shotgun sequence:
- the LOC113739459 gene encoding putative pentatricopeptide repeat-containing protein At1g64310 has translation MLIPFRALLSELSRPHQTLLRTQILHAFIIKTHLSRDPFYATRLVRLYAINNDLCSAHQLFDETPQRSIFLWNSIIRAYAKTHLFSDAFALFKRMLSLETSPDNFTFACILRACSEKADINGLEIVHGLGVVLGFGLDSVCCSALVSAYSKLGHLDKASRVFYGILEPDLVLWNSMISGYGCCGNWEKGMELFRKMRELGKCPDSYTVVGLSIGLTDPTLLRIGESVHGFCVKCNFGWIGHVNSVLVNMYSRLKCMDWAYKLFNSLLQPDLVTWSALITGFSQAEQHNLALDFFRKMNLEGRKPDHVLISSALAAAAQTAIVRPGCELHGYAIRHGCHSEVTVSSALIDMYAKCGYLGLGMKLFKSMPKKNIVSYNSIIACLGLYGFAAEAFQIFEEVLSEGIRPDESTFAALLGACCHSGLVDTGREYFRRMRDEFGILPKNEHYVHMVKLIGMAGELTEAFELVQSLQQPADSSIWGALLSCCNVHENYELAEVVAENLFKSKQTKNSYKVMLSNIYASDGRWDDVQKLRFDAEDLRGKIPGIAGLIV, from the coding sequence ATGCTGATCCCATTTCGCGCTCTTCTTTCCGAGCTGTCAAGACCCCATCAAACCCTTTTAAGAACCCAAATTTTGCATGCTTTTATAATCAAGACCCACCTGTCAAGAGACCCGTTTTATGCAACAAGGCTTGTGCGATTATATGCCATAAATAACGACCTGTGTTCAGCCCACCAACTGTTTGATGAAACTCCCCAAAGAAGCATTTTCCTGTGGAACTCCATTATTCGAGCTTATGCTAAAACCCACTTGTTTTCAGACGCATTTGCGTTGTTCAAGCGTATGCTTAGTTTGGAAACTAGCCCTGATAATTTCACCTTTGCGTGTATTCTGCGGGCGTGTTCTGAAAAAGCTGATATAAATGGATTGGAGATTGTGCATGGTCTAGGTGTTGTTTTAGGCTTTGGATTGGACTCGGTTTGTTGTAGTGCACTTGTCAGTGCTTATTCGAAATTAGGTCATCTTGATAAAGCAAGTAGAGTGTTCTATGGGATTCTTGAGCCAGATTTAGTGTTGTGGAACTCGATGATCTCGGGTTATGGATGTTGTGGGAATTGGGAGAAAGGGATGGAATTGTTCAGGAAGATGAGAGAACTGGGGAAATGCCCTGATAGCTATACGGTCGTTGGGTTGAGCATCGGTTTAACAGATCCTACTCTGCTCAGAATTGGAGAATCAGTTCATGGTTTTTGTGTCAAATGTAATTTTGGTTGGATTGGTCATGTGAATAGTGTGCTTGTGAATATGTATTCTAGGTTGAAGTGTATGGATTGGGCGTATAAACTTTTTAATAGTTTGTTACAACCTGACTTAGTTACATGGTCTGCCCTGATAACGGGTTTTTCTCAGGCAGAACAGCATAATTTGGCCTTGGATTTTTTCAGGAAAATGAACTTGGAAGGCAGAAAGCCTGATCATGTATTGATTTCTAGTGCATTGGCAGCTGCTGCTCAGACTGCAATTGTAAGGCCTGGGTGTGAGTTACATGGTTATGCTATTCGACATGGATGCCATTCAGAGGTCACGGTGTCATCTGCTCTAATTGACATGTATGCAAAGTGTGGATATTTGGGGTTGGGGATGAAGCTTTTCAAGTCTATGCCTAAAAAGAATATAGTTTCATACAACTCAATAATCGCCTGTCTTGGCTTGTATGGATTTGCAGCTGAGGCCTTTCAAATTTTTGAGGAGGTACTTTCAGAAGGCATCAGGCCAGATGAATCTACATTTGCTGCTCTACTTGGTGCATGCTGTCATTCTGGCCTCGTTGATACTGGTAGGGAATATTTCAGAAGAATGAGAGATGAATTTGGCATTTTGCCTAAGAATGAGCATTATGTTCACATGGTCAAGCTTATTGGAATGGCTGGAGAACTAACAGAGGCTTTTGAACTTGTCCAATCACTACAACAGCCGGCTGACTCCAGCATTTGGGGTGCACTTCTGTCATGCTGTAATGTTCATGAGAATTATGAATTGGCGGAGGTGGTTGCTGAGAATCTCTTTAAAAGTAAGCAAACAAAAAACAGTTACAAGGTTATGCTCTCTAACATCTATGCTAGTGATGGAAGATGGGATGATGTCCAAAAATTGAGGTTTGATGCAGAAGACCTTAGAGGGAAAATTCCTGGGATTGCTGGATTGATAGTGTGA
- the LOC113738720 gene encoding bet1-like protein At4g14600, producing the protein MNYPLTVTAHCSVPSIYFSQTLRTFSSPSRFLLSSNFLRVFPPIFAAMASSNSDEGHGGDFYLAAPYRAREGLITRRQGNNSGEIQLEINDLEQGALDYGVTDLRGQVLKLRNVSYEIEAEAKYHHNLVKVLKLPLVRAQAALKNNSRRLNQRIVREGSDHVKHVILFAVVCIFVLYFWSKFSGIWK; encoded by the exons ATGAATTACCCTCTAACCGTCACTGCTCACTGCTCAGTCCCTTCCATCTACTTCAGCCAGACGCTCAGAACTTTTTCTTCACCTTCACGTTTTCTTCTCTCTTCTAATTTCCTACGAGTTTTTCCTCCAATCTTTGCTGCAATGGCGTCCTCCAACTCCGACGAAGGCCACGGCGGCGACTTCTACCTCGCCGCTCCGTACAGAGCCAG AGAGGGGCTAATCACCAGGCGACAGGGAAATAATTCTGGTGAAATACAGCTGGAAATTAATGATTTAGAGCAAGGAGCCTTGGATTATGGAGTCACTGATCTTCGCGGTCAAGTTCTAAAACTGAGAAAT GTGTCATATGAGATCGAGGCTGAGGCAAAATATCATCATAACTTGGTCAAAGTGCTG AAACTGCCACTAGTCAGAGCTCAGGCAGCCTTGAAGAATAACTCAAGGAGATTGAACCAGAGAATTGTCCGAGAAGGCTCAGATCATGTTAAGCATGTGATCCTTTTTGCAGTCGTTTGCATCTTTGTGCTGTATTTCTGGTCCAAGTTTTCAGGAATATGGAAATGA
- the LOC113738958 gene encoding protein POOR HOMOLOGOUS SYNAPSIS 1-like isoform X1, which yields MDPGEIQPEEQQQMLALKQQFQIDYSVFFNYTTTSSYQNSRSLLQKEKNNNNNQVDERLIPHTKKRGRSKGGAWLSSSSSSTASLFLFRYTCHSPLVLLISLAGRIQEEHFISKLHFSWLQMSCASGSRVVLASYKDSVGQIQKFAMRFVNSLESQSFIDSLKESLKEVEPIGASTDNFLPGQPENERIQMDGVHQSAAEELNPIYPASDVTPLVQVSVSHDVGNAVSRETLSPANNRSIDGNLPSSFTAFLNDSCTEPQEEPLNVPMEDDPFSHLVKNLSASTFHVMLGKLEKFIRDTGGDLALRLS from the exons atggacCCTGGAGAAATTCAACCAGAAGAGCAGCAACAGATGCTGGCTCTGAAGCAGCAGTTTCAGATAGACTACTCTGTGTTTTTCAACTACACGACTACCTCAAGCTACCAGAATTCTCGATCCTTGCTGCAGAAGGAAaagaacaacaacaacaaccagGTTGACGAGCGCCTGATTCCGCATACGAAGAAGAGGGGTAGGAGTAAAGGAGGCGCTTGGCTCTCTTCTTCGTCTTCTTCAACGGCTTCTCTGTTCCTTTTCAGATACACTTGTCATTCTCCGCTCGTCCTCCTCATCTCCCTCGCTGGAAGAATCCAA GAAGAACACTTCATTTCCAAGCTGCACTTTTCTTGGCTCCAGATGTCATGCGCATCCGGTAGCAGAGTGGTACTTGCAAGCTACAAAGACTCAGTGGGCCAG ATACAAAAGTTTGCTATGCGTTTTGTGAACTCATTGGAATCACAATCTTTCATAGACTCCTTGAAG GAGAGCTTGAAAGAAGTGGAGCCAATTGGGGCATCGACTGACAATTTTCTACCAGGACAACCAGAAAATGAGCGCATCCAAATGGATGGAGTGCATCAAAG TGCGGCTGAAGAATTGAATCCTATCTATCCAGCTAGTGATGTTACTCCTCTAGTGCAAGTGTCTGTTAGTCATGATGTGGGAAATGCTGTCTCTAGGGAAACACTATCTCCTGCTAACAATAGAAGCATTGATGGAAACCTACCTTCGAGTTTCACAGCCTTCCTTAATGATAGCTGTACTGAGCCACAAGAAG AACCTTTGAATGTCCCCATGGAAGATGATCCCTTCTCCCACCTTGTG AAAAACTTGTCTGCTTCTACCTTTCATG TCATGTTGGGTAAACTGGAGAAATTCATCAGAGACACTGGAGGAGACCTGGCTTTGCGGCTGTCCTGA
- the LOC113738958 gene encoding protein POOR HOMOLOGOUS SYNAPSIS 1-like isoform X2, whose protein sequence is MDPGEIQPEEQQQMLALKQQFQIDYSVFFNYTTTSSYQNSRSLLQKEKNNNNNQVDERLIPHTKKRGRSKGGAWLSSSSSSTASLFLFRYTCHSPLVLLISLAGRIQEEHFISKLHFSWLQMSCASGSRVVLASYKDSVGQIQKFAMRFVNSLESQSFIDSLKESLKEVEPIGASTDNFLPGQPENERIQMDGVHQSAAEELNPIYPASDVTPLVQVSVSHDVGNAVSRETLSPANNRSIDGNLPSSFTAFLNDSCTEPQEEPLNVPMEDDPFSHLVKNLSASTFHVPKTGCV, encoded by the exons atggacCCTGGAGAAATTCAACCAGAAGAGCAGCAACAGATGCTGGCTCTGAAGCAGCAGTTTCAGATAGACTACTCTGTGTTTTTCAACTACACGACTACCTCAAGCTACCAGAATTCTCGATCCTTGCTGCAGAAGGAAaagaacaacaacaacaaccagGTTGACGAGCGCCTGATTCCGCATACGAAGAAGAGGGGTAGGAGTAAAGGAGGCGCTTGGCTCTCTTCTTCGTCTTCTTCAACGGCTTCTCTGTTCCTTTTCAGATACACTTGTCATTCTCCGCTCGTCCTCCTCATCTCCCTCGCTGGAAGAATCCAA GAAGAACACTTCATTTCCAAGCTGCACTTTTCTTGGCTCCAGATGTCATGCGCATCCGGTAGCAGAGTGGTACTTGCAAGCTACAAAGACTCAGTGGGCCAG ATACAAAAGTTTGCTATGCGTTTTGTGAACTCATTGGAATCACAATCTTTCATAGACTCCTTGAAG GAGAGCTTGAAAGAAGTGGAGCCAATTGGGGCATCGACTGACAATTTTCTACCAGGACAACCAGAAAATGAGCGCATCCAAATGGATGGAGTGCATCAAAG TGCGGCTGAAGAATTGAATCCTATCTATCCAGCTAGTGATGTTACTCCTCTAGTGCAAGTGTCTGTTAGTCATGATGTGGGAAATGCTGTCTCTAGGGAAACACTATCTCCTGCTAACAATAGAAGCATTGATGGAAACCTACCTTCGAGTTTCACAGCCTTCCTTAATGATAGCTGTACTGAGCCACAAGAAG AACCTTTGAATGTCCCCATGGAAGATGATCCCTTCTCCCACCTTGTG AAAAACTTGTCTGCTTCTACCTTTCATG TTCCCAAAACTGGATGTGTATAA